The Pieris rapae chromosome 9, ilPieRapa1.1, whole genome shotgun sequence region GAAGCTTTTGCTTtcacatttttgaatttacattGGTAATATTGCCTTGTTTTTATGGTATAAGAGAAAATATTGGATTTTTCAGACCATTCTTTGTATAGtattaatttcaaagaaattcATGCTATCAAGGTCAATATGGAATCATTTTAgtacattaaatgaaaaaagtttacaatatttatttaattatgaagcCAAAGGATGAGGCtgttcttaaaattaaagtgtAGTATACCTAACtcccataaattatttttgataatgaaaacataatatgCTACGAATATGCTACCAGGGCGAGTGCTACGAATACCAAGCAGACGGTACGATTCGGCAAGTTCACATgttagtaatataaaacatagtcTACGTACAACGTACATAAAATAGACGCACAGACAGATTTACGAGCAGCTAAGTACCCGATGGCCTCACGTTCTCACCATAAAACTGTTTCAATTCAACCTCTGAAGGATATAAGaactattttaacatatttttcaagAGAATCTTAATAAAATGCTTTACGGAAAATTTGTTGATACTAAATTAaatccataataataaaaataatattgaatttaatttttttatacaaatggaACTCTTAAACATctgcaaaatatttaaaagttataagaaccgatattttaaaaagaaataaggtAATAACAGCCCCTTTAAAGCAAATCCTCTTTTAATGAAGCCGATGCACGCTCAATACGCTCTCAATTCTAtgcagttttattattttttgttcagtattttaaaaaaatattaaagctgTCTCGAGTGTTGTCAGTTTTTAAGAGTATAGTTTATGAAAtacaaatgtttgtttaaattttaaatgaagaaTCTTTTTAAGAATAGcttttaaaaagcaaatcgTGTTatcattactatttattataatagtatgtGACAaacgttttagtttttaacatttatcaaATCCACTAcgagtattattaattgtttgctCAAAATAACCTCTCCAAATTCTGACTGCCTTATAGGCATAGCAGGAATTCTATCGAGCTTCTTTGTTTCCACTCCTAGATTTCTTACGATAACCATCACCATTTAAgctaatttgatttataattttatactgtaGTCTATCGACCATCGTCTATCCTATTAAAttggtaaaacatttttatgcgttcattatttaaatagattccaaattcttattataaacaacAACAGTTCAGGTTAATTTTAAGTTGACAGCAAAGAGGTTTTAAAACTTCAACGGTTATGTAAAAACGTTCATAATATCGGTCGACAGCTGATcgcatattaaattttaaatatcgaacaAGCTCGACGGCTGACGTTCAGTTTACCGCGAAATCTCTGTCATGGCGGATGTTAAGGGGTTAACATATAAGGGTTGATATTCATGGTGTATGCTAAACATGGGTTTAATTTtcccaaaattattataatatttaattcctaaTATTTGCTTTAAGTTTGAATGATGCGTAGTAAGAATAAGTTTGaatcaaaagtaaatttatcttTCCATTCGTCCATATTAAAAGGACTTTTACGTTACAAAAACTGttagtaatacaaataaagacaTATTTTTCGTAAACTCATAATAGAAACTCATAAAACAATCCCAAGCTCTAATATCCAAGTAATGACATAAAACTTCgacaagtaataaaaaatctatcgaATACAATTTATTCGCGTACCGTAAATTTTCGATGAAAAAACCTATCAAAGTACATTTTCTATGTGAAGCAGAAGCCATCAAAATTCGCGGCAGTTTCCCCAGCTGAGGATATTGTaagatacattatattaaaatgtaataaaattctcCAACGCTAATATAATTTCGCGGCATGGCCCGCCTATTAGGCCGGGAGTTCATGTGttgtcatttaattattatattttttatatcacatacttataattattaaaatgactgGCAAATTgagttaataaatagtattccACTTCTGTGTTTACCTActcaaagtttttattactaattttcGACTAAAACTCATAATTTTAGGATCAAATTCACATCTACTATGAGTTCTTAAGCGCCCAAGAATTTACCAAaacctaattaataatacaatatttcttttaaatttttttcaataatgaaCGACGTTGTGCACCTGCCTTAGCAGGGAGTGTGGGGGCGCTGTCGGCAATCAATCGATAGGCGACCCGTTGCCAAGCAACGATCacgttccaaaataaacaatcaGAGGCTCGGCCGTGAACAAATTTgctttcttattttattactcgtgtcaacattttataaagatattatcCGATTTTGTATCATGTTCTAATAATGGTGTTGCTACCGCCGTGTACGCCCGATCTTTGCGGGAAAGATTTCAGAAACTCCTTAAAGAAGCCGAGCCCAAACTATCCCTATGGAAAGAAAAAGGTGCGGATTGTGCCTGCTTTTACTATACAGGCAATGCAGAAGAACACAAAAGTGTTGCCGCCTCCAAAATGCGGCGTTCTCGATCCTTTGCCCCCGAGACCGACAATGTTCAGAAGATGTTATCAAAGGGGTGAATTTCCTCTCTCTATTGAGTTCACCAGCAGCGGGAAACGACTACAGTGGAAGGTACACTTGAATGCTCTTTACATGTGACAGATTTATTCGATTTTACTAATGTAGATTACATTGagtgaatttgtaattttgtgCATAATTATTACTGGCGATTCATTTTTGATATAGGTATGATTGgtttaaaaaagcaaacttcttttttattagaattacgcctgtttatacaatataaatagaaaaaacattttaccattttgaaataattatttcaggtACCAATAGAAAATTTGGATTTTCATCATTACttgccaattttttttgacggGCTCGCAGAAGGAAACTACCCATTTAACTTTATCGTCGAGAAGGGAATCCATGATTTGGTCACAAAAGgatcatacaaaatattaccgGTGGTCCCACAGTTAATAATACCTATTAAAAGTAAGTCTTATtaactatgtatattattgttatactcAAACAAAGATGAAAAATGCTTTaggaatttaatttacagttttaaCTGTAGAACATAACACAAACCTCATAAATATCTACGGAAAAACGGTCtttggaataatttattaaaaaaaataagcattttttcaatattcatatacatattgttCCCAATTGCTATAGCAATTCAATTTAAGCGGATGATTTCTAAAAACTCATCAGATCAGTAACTCGACCCTGAGATTTGGAATTGAGTgcttctaaaacaataaacttcTCATCTCTCAAATTCGTATGTAATGCGATCAGTGcgatatttctttattaaaatccaTCAACATTCGTAATtctagtaaatattatttatatagatcaTAATTAAACAGATCTTAGTAACTAGATTGGTAGATTTTGTATTACCTCCGTCCCAAAATAGtgttacatacaaaaacaaaactgtATTTTGTTGGATACCAAACAAAGACGATTCAATAAAAACGgcattttattctttaaaagccCAACTAAGCCCTTGCCCAGGCCCTACTTTATCTCCCGTTTATAATTTGTTGTCGAATACAATGTTAAAATTACGTTCTGTTTAAGTAGGAGTAGTTCTGCATCAACGCCAGTGCTGTATAAGCCCTTGCCCAGGCCCTACTTTATCTTCTGCCCGTTTATAATTTGTTGTCGAATACAATGTTAAAATTACATGCTGTTTAAGTAGGAGCAGTTCTGTTCTATATGACTCAACGCCAGTGTTATAAGGTTTAAGGCATAAATGCTCTATTTCAATACGTTAAGCGTCGTGAATTATTAATACGCAATCTTGTTCTAACACAGAATGTTTGTTTAGATGCGCTCGCGACAAAGCGACCCTCGGTGCTGTGTCATGCCCTCAAGTGTATACAGATGCTTGTGACTGGGAGCGACCGGGTTGGGGAAGCACTTGTACCTTACTACAGGCAAATTTTACCAATCCTTAATCTGTTTAAGGATCGAAATCGTAAGTGAggatttatgttaattaaaaaagaaagcgCAGTCTTTAATAGGCTGgacgttcttttgtttttacgtCCAGGTCGTTCTTGGAGaagcaaatttttttttctcattattttacaaaataatatacctagtatatattacattagaaaaccgctgtggtttgtattaatgtaaccatatgatataat contains the following coding sequences:
- the LOC111003672 gene encoding parkin coregulated gene protein homolog; translated protein: MVLLPPCTPDLCGKDFRNSLKKPSPNYPYGKKKVRIVPAFTIQAMQKNTKVLPPPKCGVLDPLPPRPTMFRRCYQRGEFPLSIEFTSSGKRLQWKVPIENLDFHHYLPIFFDGLAEGNYPFNFIVEKGIHDLVTKGSYKILPVVPQLIIPIKNALATKRPSVLCHALKCIQMLVTGSDRVGEALVPYYRQILPILNLFKDRNRNLGSGIDHTSTRGENVADLIEDTLQILERYGGPDAFINIKYMIPTYESCVQN